GGCACGATGTACTGCCCTGATTGCCAGATCCCGATCGGCACGCAGACGCCCGACCAAATCGTCGACAAGGTCATGGCGATGCCCGAGGGCACGCGTGCCTTGCTGATGTCACCGATCGAAGTTCAAGCTGGTGAAGGCGCTAAAGACACCTGGCAAAGTCTGCGCAGTACCGGATACCAACGTGTTCGCATCGACGGTGTCACGGTGGCACTCGACAACGCACCGGCGCTTGACCCGCGTAAGAAACAAAAAGTGCAAGTCGTTGTCGACCGCATCGTTGTTCAAGAATCGGACCAGTCGCGGATCAGCGATTCAATCGAACAAGCATTGTCGCTTGGCGTCGGAGTCTTGGAAGTCGCGATCGCCGATGACGAGCGTGACGAACCGAAGTGGAAAACGATCATTCACAGCCAGCACTTGGTGTGCAGTTGCTGTGGCCGTTCGTTCAACGACTTAACGCCTCACCACTTCTCGTTCAACTCGGCTGTCGGCTGGTGCCCGAGCTGCGAGGGCCTAGGCACGCAAACCGGAACCAACCCGACGGCGCTGATCGGCTTATCCAGTTCGTCACTTTCCGAAGGCGCAACGCTGCTGTGGCCGAGTGTCGACAAGTCAGTATCGATGTGGATGCTGAAGGCACTGTCGCGTCACACCGACATTCGAATCGATGTCCCGTATGACGAACTGTCGGTGTCTGAAAAACGAGTGCTGTTTCGCGGAACCGGCCCGGCTTGGATCGAAGTCAAACAGTCGGACACGGACAACGATCCAGCCAAGTCAAAATCTAGCTCCTTAAAATCGGACCTATCGACTCCGATCTTTCGTTTTCAGTTCAAGGGTTTCTATCCGGCGCTCGAAGAAGCATCGCGGCTGACGCCTGGGCTTCGCGGCAAGCTGGAACAGTTCACTGACGAAATCGACTGTGCCGCGTGTGATGGGTCAAGGCTGCGCGAAGAAGCTGCCGCAGTTCACTTTCGTGGTCGAACGATCGCTGACCTTGTCCATATGCCGCTGAACCGTTTGGCGGACGAAGTCAAATCGTGGAAGCTTGACAAACGCGAAAAGAAAATTGCCGGCGAACTGGTTCGCGAAGTTCAATCTCGCGTGCGATTTCTGCTGGACGTCGGACTGAATTACCTGACGCTGCACCGAGGCGCGGCCACGTTGTCGGGTGGCGAGGCGCAGCGGATTCGTTTGGCCGGACAACTAGGCAGCGGTCTTTGCGGTGTGCTTTATGTTCTGGACGAACCGACGATCGGGCTGCACCCACGTGACAACCTGCGTTTGCTCGGAGCGCTGCATCGACTGCGTGACCAGGGCAACACGTTGTTGGTGGTCGAACACGATCACGATGTCATCAAAGGCAGCGACTACCTCTGTGACTTTGGTCCCAAGGCTGGCCGCAACGGCGGTCGCATCGTCGCACGCGGAGCCCCCGACGCCGTCGAACCTCTAGATGAGAGCGTCACTGCTGGCTACATCAACGGCGCCGAATCGATCCCGATCCCACCGTCGCGTCGACCGGTGACGTCGGCCAACGGCCAGATCATGGTCAACCAACTAAAAGTCATCGGCGCTCGTGAACACAACCTAAAGAACGTCAACTTCGAACTTCCGCTCGGCACATTCACGGCGATCACTGGCCCCAGCGGCAGCGGCAAGAGTTCGTTGATCGACGGCATTCTGTATCCGGTTCTGGCTCGTCGCTTGCACCGCGCACGGCTGCGACCGGGACGCCACGAAAAGGTCGAAGGTGTTCGCTACATCGACAAAGTGATCGAAGTCGATCAGTCACCACTTGGCAACACGCCCAGCAGCAACCCGGCGACGTACACCGGCGTGTTCGACCTGATCCGCAATCTCTTCGCCAGCATCCCCGAAGCCGCCCAGCGCAAGTTCACCGCCCGCACATTCAGCTTCAACGTGCCCGGCGGACGTTGCGAAACCTGCGAAGGGAGCGGGCAACTGAAGATCGAAATGCACTTTCTGCCGGACGTGTGGGTACCGTGCGAAGATTGCCAATCTCGGCGATACCGTGACGATGTTTTGGAAGTCAAGCATCACGGCCAATCGATCGCGGACGTTCTCGACATGCAAATCGGCGACGCGGTTGAGTTGTTTGCCGGACACACCAAAATCCAGCACATCCTGCAAACCATCTGCGATGTCGGACTCGATTACGTCACGCTTGGCCAATCCGCACCGACGTTGTCGGGCGGTGAAGCCCAGCGAGTCAAGTTGGCCGCTGAACTGGCCCGTCCGGTTACCGGCAACACTCTTTACTTATTGGATGAACCCACCACCGGACTTCACTTTCACGACATTGAAAAACTGTTGGGCGTGCTGCAGCGTCTCGTCGATCTTGGGAACACGGTTGTTGTGATCGAACACAACCTGGACGTCATCAAGTGTGCCGACTGGGTCGTCGACATGGGCCCAGGCGCGGGCGTCGACGGTGGCCAGATCGTGTTTGCGGGAACTCCCGAGGGACTCGCAAAGTCGCGAAAGTCACTGACGGCACCGTTCATGGCCGAAGCACTCGGACAACCCAAGGTGTCCCCGCAGCGACGATCGCCAACGGAAAAACCGAAGCCAACTGGAAAACCGAAACCAGCGAAAACCGAAACGCCATTGCCTGCTTGCGACGCGCCAATCGACGAAGCGTCCGCGATCACGGATCCCTGGAAAGTGCTGGGCCGAAAATGGCATTCACTTGGCAAAGGATTTCCTGCGGGCCAGAAACCAGACTGGCCGCTCGAGATCGCTGACCAAACCCTAGCGCTGTTAGAAAACGTCGCCGGCGACAATTCGCTCGACTTTATTTCCCCGACCAGCGTATCGGTGAAGCCCGAAGGTTCAAAAACGCCCTGGGCAGAAGTCGAAACGAAGACACCAGAATCGCTAAAAGTCACGCTGGCCGGCCCCACCGAAACGATGGACTTAGAAGGACTGCCAAAGATGCGCGTCGATGGTCCGGTCGAGATGGGCGACTACACGTTCATCACACTTAATTTCACGGAAGAAAAACACGTGCGAAGCCGGAAACTAAAAACGTTTCTGAAGAGTCACCTGGAACGATCACAGTAGAACTTTCGGCAACCTACCGAGATCCCTCGTGCTCGTCTTCACCTGGCAAACTTGCGATCACGGGTGCATCCAGCGAAGCGCTGTTGAGACGAACCGAGACGGTTCGAACTTCGATGTCGTCGTTCCTGGTTTCAATCTTTGGCACTCGCGCGAGCAGGAACAACGTCCCGCCCCGAGCCACCGTCGAAACGCCGAAGATCACAAGGTAGCCAACGTAACTGGTTTCCAAAATCCAAAGAATGCTGCCGCCAATCAGCGCGCCGACGACAAACGCGATCGTGTTGATCAAGTTGTACATCGTCAACAAGCTTGTCCGTTCTTCGACTGCGATGGCGTCGAAAAACATCAAAAAGAACGCAAGCTCGTAGGCTGCCCAGACGACTCCGGCGCCCACTTGAATGGCGATCAACCAAGGCATTGCATCCGAGACAATCCAGGCCGCCGACATCGGAACGATACCGATGCCGCCGATCCATAACAACCTGTGGGGACCGATCCGGTGTGCCACATGGCCCCACATCGGCAATGTCACCACCTTGGCCAAGAACGTCATCGAAATCAGTGTGACGTACTGTGTGTAGCTATGACCAAGTTTCTGGAACATGAACGGCGTAAGATATGGCCCAGCGATCTGCGCGGCGACTTGAACTGCGGCTAGGTACAACAGCAACCGCCCACTGCCCTCGTTCAAGAGATGTCGACACGCGCTAAGCAATGGGATTGATCGCATGTTCGCCGGAATCGGCGTCGGCTCGCTTTTGATTACGAGCATCGCTACCGACACGACTCGGCACGCCCCCGCCAGCCCAAAAACAATCGCATAGGCCGTCAATAGCTGTTCGCTCTGGCTCGCCCACTGCAGTCCAAATCCGCCCGCCAAAAAACCAGCAAACACCGCGGCTTGTGACGACCGCGTGCGAAACGCAAAGTAGCGAGACCGAATCGGTGGCGGAACGACGGTACCAATCCAAGTGTTCCACGCAGGACCACCGGCAAGTCCCGCGCCCCAGTAAATGCTGGCGATCAACATCAGCGACGTTCCGCTGATCGAACCTCGCAGCGCCGCGATGACAAGCGGCACAAACACCAAGGCCTGGATCGACGAGCAAAGCACGACCCAACGTTTGTGCGACCCGAGGGTTCGAATCAAACGTGGCGAAACGAGTTGCAGCACACCCCCGCACAGCAATGGCAAACTTCCCATCAGCCCGGCGGTCAGTTCGCTAATCCCAATCGCCAGCGCAAAGGCAACCAGATACGTTTCACCGAAGCCGACCATGCCACCCCAAGCCGTTGCGTCGGCGCAGCTTGCACGCAAGTTCGTTCGCAGTTCACGGCGACGCGCAAGAGAGCGTGCGATCGGATGGTTGCCGGCGTAGGTCAATGTCAGGAAGGAAGCTTAAGCTTTGACAATCGCCGGGGGTGACGACAAGCACTTCGAGATTTGACGAACCGCTTGACGCAAGCGTTGCTCATTCTCGACCAGCGACATTCGCAGGAAGCCTTCGCCACCCTGACCGAAACCGCTGCCGGGGCTGACGGCGACGTTGCCTTCTTCCAGTAACTTCATCGCAAAGTCCATCGTCGACATCGCACTCTTCCAAGGCTCCGGAATCTCGGCCCACACGAACATGCCGGCCTTAGGCGGGTTCACCGTCCAACCTAATCGACGCAGCCCGCTGACCAGCGCATCGCGGCGACCTTGGTAGATCAGACTTTGCTTTTCAACCGCTTCTTCGGTGTCTCGCAGTGCCACGATCGCAGCAATCTGGATCGCCTGAAACATGCCATAGTCGTAATAGCCTTTGATCGTTCCCAGGCCACGAATCATGTCGGCGTTGCCGGCACAAAAACCGACTCGCCATCCGGCCATGTTGTAGCCCTTGCTCATCGTCGTGAATTCCACCCCAACATCCTTGGCGCCCTTGGCCGACAAGAAGCTTGGCGGCTTGTATCCGTCGAAGGCAACATCGGCGTAAGCAAAGTCATGAATGACCAAGAACCCATAACGTTTTGCCAATCGAACAACTTCGACAAAAAAGTCAGGTTCGATGACTGCCGATGATGGGTTGTGAGGGTAGTTAACGATCAAGATCTTAGGTCGCGGCGCCATGTGCTCGCACGTGTAAGCGACATTGCGCAGGAACAAATCTGGGTCGGCAACGTCAAGCGACACGACATTGCCAGACGCCAAAATAACTCCATACATGTGCACTGGAAAATACGGCGACGGAATCATCGCCGTATCGCCAGGCCCCATTAGAGCCAAGCACATATGCGAGAAACCTTCTTTGCTGCCCAAACATGAAATCACTTCGTGTTCGGGATCCAGCGTCACGCCATACTTGCGTTCGTACTTCTTGGTGACTTCACGGCGCAAATTGGCGATGCCGTTCGATTTGCTGTATCCATGATTGGTCGGATCCGTCGCCGCGGTCATCAATTTGTCGATAACGACTTGTTCGGGTGGATCCGACGGATTGCCCATCCCCATGTCGATAACGTCATCACCCGCCCGACGCTTTTGGTACAGCAGATTGTTGATCCGCCCAAACATATAAGGCGGCAGACGCTCGACCCGCGAGGCGAACTTGACCGCAAACGGCTCCGGCACCGGATCGGTGATCGGCATATCGATGGCAGGCGCGTCGATATTGGGCGTGTCGTTGAACTTATTAGGATCGTTTTCGCGGGTATCGGTCATGATCAAAACTGTGGGGATCGAAACTGAGCTGTCGGAACAGCGTCCATTGTCAACGAGACACCAAATCTAGCCCAGGGGTTAGCCAAAATTTGTAGGTCGCTCTGCTCCCAGACCAACTGGGGCGGTAAACGTATCCAGATCCATCAAAAAACCCCGCCAGGACATGACGGGGTTAAGTGATCGGGGAGATTCCAGCAAGTTATTGCCGAGCTTCAGCGACCCGAGGCGTTTCCTTGGACGCGGCAAGGAAATTGTCAATTTCAGCCTTTTCCCGAAGGTCTTCGATGCGTTCCGCCATCAGGCGACGCATTTTCCGTTCGGTCAGGTCGCGAACCAGTTCACCTTGAACGGCCGCAGGATCGGTCACGACAGGCTCGGTGAACCCTTGGCAACGCAAGATGATGTACTTGCCGCCGGTTGCGATGATTCCGCTAAGTTCGCCAGCCTTCAGAGCGAACGCTTCCTTTTCGACCGACGGTTGACCGCCGTGCTTTCGAATCGGTGGAACCTTGCCCATGTTGCCCGACGAAACAGGTTCGACGCTGTACTGTGAAGCCAAACGGCCAAAGAAATCGTCGGTTGGGTTGTCGCGAGCCATTTCCCAGATTTTTTGGGCACTGCGTTGATCCGACAGAACACACGCCAACACTTCGACGCGAGGTCCGTAGGCAGCTTCGAAGCCTTCTTTCATATCGGCATCGGTCAACACCATGTCATCTTCGACCAACTTCGTCAGCGCGACGCTTGGCCAAACCGAATCAGCCATGTAGACACCACGAGTCACCTCGCCAGTCGACAAAACTTGTTCCATCCACGCTTCGGTATCGGGCGTCCCATCGGGATTGACGATCCCATAACTAACTGCGGCACGCGAAATCTCAGCGTGCAGGTCAGCATCGGTGACCTGTTTGTTCATTTGACGCAGTGCTTGTGTCAACAATTTGCGATTGATTTCGCCTTCCAAGACTTCTTCGCCATGGCGTTTGATGCATTCTTCGCCGACCAAAGCCAACGTGATTTGTTCGCCGTTAATAATCGCGCCGGCACCAGGGTATTGTTGTTCAAGTTCCTCGTTGCCAAGCACCTTGATGACGTTGGCTTCTTGTTGCAACTTGGAAAACAGTTCCGTTGCCGCCGAACGCATTTTCTCGTCGCGGATACGGTCAGTGATTTGTTCGCGGATCGCCGGCAAAGCCTGCGGACTTGGCGAGCTAGCGGGAATACGTCGAACCGCTTGCAACAGGATCCATTGATCGCCCAACTGCAAGACTTGCGAAACTTCGCCGTCCTTCAGACCGAACGCGACTTCTTCCAATCGTGTGTCACCGCTGTGGCGTCGGATTGGCGGGATCAAGCCACCAACGCTTGCGCTGGCTTCGTCTTCGCTGAACTGCTTTGCCAAACTGGCGAACTTGTCCGGATCGGCTGCGGCTTGGGCGTGCAGCTTATTGGCTTTCGCTTCGTTGTCACACATGATCAAGCGACACTTGGCGGCTTCACCATACTGGGCCACAAACGATCGGTTGAATTCTTCTTGAGTGACTTCGACTTGATCGGCCACCAAGCGACGAAGTGCCAACATCGGCCAAATGATTTCGCGGCTGTATTGGTTGGGATCGATATTGCGTTCTTCTTTTAGAAGTTGCAGATAGCTTTCCATCGACAGACCAAACTTAGCCGACAAGCGACGGATTTCGTCGGTCACTTCTTGCTTGCTGACCTCGATGCCATTGTGCTGACAAGCTTGCATGATCAGGTGCCGGTTGATCATGTTGTCGATCACTTCGGTGCCGTAACGCTGGATCGATTGATCCGACAGCGTCTTGCGAGTGATTGGGTCTGCGTTGACGACCGCCACCACATTGCTGCGACTCGGTGCCGTTTCTTGTGCGATCGCCGACGATGTCAGCGTGGCGCCCAAAACGGCGGCCAGCGTGAGCGCTGGAAAACAACGACAGAGCGGGCGGATGGATTGGGTCATGAATTTTCGCGTGCGGGCGGTTTGCAGTGGCATCGTCGGTCACTCCTTTGAACCGAAGTTGGAATCGATAGGTCGACCTTAGAAAAATTCCAACTTTCGCTCAAGTTCAATTCATTTCACGCCGGAGGCAACAAATCAGCTTGACCGCGTTCACTCGCTGGCGTCGCTAGCAAACTTTGATTTGCCCGCCGACTGGACAATGCGTATCGTGGTTGTGACGCCGCGACTTGCTGTGATGCGAGTCGTGATCCGCGCTGGGAAGCGCATGTGGTTCGAGTTGACGAGACGGTGAAACACACCGCCATGAAACTCGCTGGATTCCTGCAAATTATTCTCCTTCAATTTGCACGGATCACCGGAACAACCTGAGCAACTAGGCATCGACTTTTCAGTCTTTGTCGGTCGCTCTCAATTTTCCAGGTAACCGCCTGATTGGTTTTTTGACCAAGCATTCTTTGTGACCTATGTTTCCGTGGCCCTGCCTCCTGCATCAACTGCTGGGCCATGAAATGAGTGCGTCCAGATATGCACTTGTGAGCTTCCCCAAACGATGCCGATGGATTTTTTGCGCATGGATCTTGTCGCTCGCCTAAACAACCTGTCGCGTTGTCGCAACCGCCTATCATTGCCTGCTTCGGCGGTCATTCTTATTCAGTCCTTCCTTGCGACGGGCACAGCAACAGCACAAGAATTCCCAGCGACGGATTCCCGATCGCCAGGCAATCTCACCAGCCAGGTCGCTAGCCCGGTTGCGATCACCGAAGCTGCGCCGATCCCGGTCGACGGCGAACAATCCGCCATCGTCAAAGGTCGCGAACTGGAAGCCAACCGCATGTGGGGCGAAGCCATTCGCCACTACGAAAAAGCGTCTCGCGACTACCCCGAAAGTACGTCGCTGTATCAACGGATGGTGATCAGCCGTTTGCACCACGACGTGAACCGTCGCTACCAAGATCAAAGCTACCTAGCGTCGATCCGGGAAATGAGCACGGCACAAACGTTGGACGTGTACTCGGAAATCTTGGCAAACCTTCAAACGCACTACGTGGAAGACGTCGACTGGGCACGTGTCCAAGTTCACGGCACTGCGGCGCTTGAGGTTGCGTTATCGGAAGAAAAGTTTGTCGATCGCTTGTTGGCCAACGCCGACCCGGCCCGCGTCGAGAACTTTCGTCAAACCATTCACCACAAATTGCAAGGTCGCAGTACAGCAACGCGATTCGACTTGCGAGCCAGCGCGGCATTCGTCGCCGCCGAGGCCGAAGCCGAACTTGGTCTGTCTGGCACCGCAGTCGTGTTGGAATTCCTAAGCGGTGCAGTTTCGACGCTTGACCCCTATACCCGATTGCTTTCGCCCATGCAGTTGGACGAAATGTTTTCGAATATCGAGGGCAACTTTGTCGGCCTTGGACTTGAACTGAAAGCAAAGGCGGATTGTCTACAGATTCTGTCGGTGATCGAAAAAGGCCCTGCCGAAGAAATGGGCATCCGAGGCGGCGAGAAAATTATCGCGGTTGATGGTGTTCGAACGGATGAGGAAGAACCTGGTTATGTTGCCGACTTGCTGCGAGGCCCCGAGCACAGCTACGCTGCGGTTACGATCGTTGGCGTCGATGGGAACGAACGAACCATCAACGTCCAGCGTCGCCGCGTCGAAGTACCGTGCGTCGAAAACGTTCACTTCGTTGATCCGGTTAACCGAGTCGGATACCTTCGACTGACTAACTTTCAAAAGACCACCACTCGCGATGTCGAACGTGCTCTGTGGGATCTGCAACGACAAAAGATGCGTTCACTGATCATCGATGTTCGCGGCAACCCGGGCGGATTGCTGTCGGCGGCAGTCGAAGTTGCTGACCGCTTCATGAGCGATGGTCGTATTCTGACCACTCGCGGTCGAAACGTTCGCGAAAACTTTGACTACGCGGCTCACCGCCCCAACACGTGGAACGTTCCGCTTGCCGTCTTGATCGACGGTGACAGTGCCAGTGCAAGCGAAATCTTCGCCGGTGCGATCGCCGACAGTGGTCGCGGTGTGATTGTCGGCGAAACCAGTTACGGCAAAGGCAGCGTGCAAGGGATTTTCCGGATGCAATCCGCGAAATTTGGCTTGTGCCTGACAACGGCAAAGTTTTACTCGCCAAGCGGCCGGGCGATCAGCCACAACGGCGTCGTCCCGACCGTGCCAGTTCCAGCGACTCGTATCGCTGCTCGTCCAGACGACGAAGGTCGACTGACACTCGACGCCGAAGACGCAGTTCTGCAGAAAGCGGCCGAGCAACTGAGCGGCCGCAACATGATCAGCCGACTGCCGTAACTGGCTCACTGATGGGATGGAAATTCAGACAGAACAGCCTATCGGCTCGATTCCAGTTTGGCGATCTTTTGACGTCGGCTAGCAACGGCAAGTGTGCTGGCGACGATTACGATGCCGGGATAAGCCATCCCTGCGACCCGCGATTCAACGGACTTGGCGACCGATTCAATCTGCGCCGGTTGCTGTGCTGCGATCGCGGCAAGAATCGCATCTCGAACATTGTTGGGTAACAATTCGGGTTCAGCTTTGGCGATCAAACCAACGCTTCGGTGCATACCCAACGTCGCATCGAGAACCACATCAACCATCGACGGCATGCCCGCGTGAGCAATCGAGGGCAAATCACTTCCAAGTTGAATGTCGTCGATCAAACCCGTGGAATGACCGAACCACTCGGTGATAGCCACGTCGATCGAAATTGGATCTTCCACGATGCGGTTGTTTCGACTCGAATCGCGAGCCATCTCACGAAGATCGTTCAGCAATTCCGAGTCAACTTCCCAAGCTTCGTCGGCCGATGCAATTTGGTCCCGATCAAATTCGTGACGCAACAGCGGAATCGCAGCGATACTGCCACCGGTTTGATCGCGTCCGGCCGAATCGAGTTCAACCAAGCCGAAGCCAACGGCGTCAAACTCAACTGGGCTAATGGCATTTGGCCTCGCTTGAACCGAGGACTGATCGGCTGTCGATAAATCAGAAGTCACTTCTGCGACCGCGACTTCAGCCGCAAACGGAGCGATCAAAACACCTTGCGAGTTTGAAACTAAACCGGGCGCCGGCGCACCCGGGTTGAGCTTATCTTCTGTCTTCACGGTTTGCGATCCAGTTGCGGCCTTCACGTCGGAGGGAATCGTTGCCGCCGCAACCGAAGTCATTATATCGCGT
The DNA window shown above is from Rubripirellula reticaptiva and carries:
- a CDS encoding MFS transporter codes for the protein MRASCADATAWGGMVGFGETYLVAFALAIGISELTAGLMGSLPLLCGGVLQLVSPRLIRTLGSHKRWVVLCSSIQALVFVPLVIAALRGSISGTSLMLIASIYWGAGLAGGPAWNTWIGTVVPPPIRSRYFAFRTRSSQAAVFAGFLAGGFGLQWASQSEQLLTAYAIVFGLAGACRVVSVAMLVIKSEPTPIPANMRSIPLLSACRHLLNEGSGRLLLYLAAVQVAAQIAGPYLTPFMFQKLGHSYTQYVTLISMTFLAKVVTLPMWGHVAHRIGPHRLLWIGGIGIVPMSAAWIVSDAMPWLIAIQVGAGVVWAAYELAFFLMFFDAIAVEERTSLLTMYNLINTIAFVVGALIGGSILWILETSYVGYLVIFGVSTVARGGTLFLLARVPKIETRNDDIEVRTVSVRLNSASLDAPVIASLPGEDEHEGSR
- a CDS encoding aminotransferase class I/II-fold pyridoxal phosphate-dependent enzyme, translated to MTDTRENDPNKFNDTPNIDAPAIDMPITDPVPEPFAVKFASRVERLPPYMFGRINNLLYQKRRAGDDVIDMGMGNPSDPPEQVVIDKLMTAATDPTNHGYSKSNGIANLRREVTKKYERKYGVTLDPEHEVISCLGSKEGFSHMCLALMGPGDTAMIPSPYFPVHMYGVILASGNVVSLDVADPDLFLRNVAYTCEHMAPRPKILIVNYPHNPSSAVIEPDFFVEVVRLAKRYGFLVIHDFAYADVAFDGYKPPSFLSAKGAKDVGVEFTTMSKGYNMAGWRVGFCAGNADMIRGLGTIKGYYDYGMFQAIQIAAIVALRDTEEAVEKQSLIYQGRRDALVSGLRRLGWTVNPPKAGMFVWAEIPEPWKSAMSTMDFAMKLLEEGNVAVSPGSGFGQGGEGFLRMSLVENEQRLRQAVRQISKCLSSPPAIVKA
- a CDS encoding peptidylprolyl isomerase produces the protein MPLQTARTRKFMTQSIRPLCRCFPALTLAAVLGATLTSSAIAQETAPSRSNVVAVVNADPITRKTLSDQSIQRYGTEVIDNMINRHLIMQACQHNGIEVSKQEVTDEIRRLSAKFGLSMESYLQLLKEERNIDPNQYSREIIWPMLALRRLVADQVEVTQEEFNRSFVAQYGEAAKCRLIMCDNEAKANKLHAQAAADPDKFASLAKQFSEDEASASVGGLIPPIRRHSGDTRLEEVAFGLKDGEVSQVLQLGDQWILLQAVRRIPASSPSPQALPAIREQITDRIRDEKMRSAATELFSKLQQEANVIKVLGNEELEQQYPGAGAIINGEQITLALVGEECIKRHGEEVLEGEINRKLLTQALRQMNKQVTDADLHAEISRAAVSYGIVNPDGTPDTEAWMEQVLSTGEVTRGVYMADSVWPSVALTKLVEDDMVLTDADMKEGFEAAYGPRVEVLACVLSDQRSAQKIWEMARDNPTDDFFGRLASQYSVEPVSSGNMGKVPPIRKHGGQPSVEKEAFALKAGELSGIIATGGKYIILRCQGFTEPVVTDPAAVQGELVRDLTERKMRRLMAERIEDLREKAEIDNFLAASKETPRVAEARQ
- a CDS encoding S41 family peptidase: MDLVARLNNLSRCRNRLSLPASAVILIQSFLATGTATAQEFPATDSRSPGNLTSQVASPVAITEAAPIPVDGEQSAIVKGRELEANRMWGEAIRHYEKASRDYPESTSLYQRMVISRLHHDVNRRYQDQSYLASIREMSTAQTLDVYSEILANLQTHYVEDVDWARVQVHGTAALEVALSEEKFVDRLLANADPARVENFRQTIHHKLQGRSTATRFDLRASAAFVAAEAEAELGLSGTAVVLEFLSGAVSTLDPYTRLLSPMQLDEMFSNIEGNFVGLGLELKAKADCLQILSVIEKGPAEEMGIRGGEKIIAVDGVRTDEEEPGYVADLLRGPEHSYAAVTIVGVDGNERTINVQRRRVEVPCVENVHFVDPVNRVGYLRLTNFQKTTTRDVERALWDLQRQKMRSLIIDVRGNPGGLLSAAVEVADRFMSDGRILTTRGRNVRENFDYAAHRPNTWNVPLAVLIDGDSASASEIFAGAIADSGRGVIVGETSYGKGSVQGIFRMQSAKFGLCLTTAKFYSPSGRAISHNGVVPTVPVPATRIAARPDDEGRLTLDAEDAVLQKAAEQLSGRNMISRLP